Sequence from the bacterium genome:
ATGCGCGAGCTCAGGCCCGCTATTCTGGCGCTCGAGGACGGGCGCGTCTTCCGGGGCCGCGCTTTCGGCGCGTGGGCCGACGCCGAGGGCGAGCTCGTCTTCAACACCGCCATGACCGGCTACCAGGAGATCCTCACCGATCCCTCCTATCGCGGCCAGATGGTCGTCATGACCTATCCCCACATCGGGAACTACGGCGTTATTCCCGGCGATGAGGAGTCCCGCCGGGTGTGGACCGAGGCCTTCATCGTCAAGGAGATCTGCCGGAGGCCGAGCCACCACCGCGCGGTGGGGGACGTGGACGGCTACCTCAAAAAATTCGGCGTCCCCGGCATCGAGGGGATAGACACCCGGGCCCTCACGCGCCACATCCGCGAGGCGGGCGCCCTCAAGGCGGTGCTCTCCTCCACCACACTCGATGCGGACATTTTGATCGAGCGCGCGAAGCTGAGCCCCGGTCTCGAGGGGCGCGATCTGGTGCAGGATGTGACCTGCGCCAAGGCCTACCGCATGGGGGAGAGCGGAAAGCCGCTCTGCGTGGCCTATGACCTCGGGGCGAAGCGCGAAATCTTCGAGCAGCTGGCCGAGCGGTTTTTCCTCGAAATCGTCCCCGCCGGGGAGAGCGCCGAGGATGTCCTCCTGCGCGAGCCCGACGCCGTCTTTCTCTCCAACGGCCCCGGCGATCCCGCCGCCCTCGGCCACATCGTCGAGAACGTGAAAAAACTCCTCGGCAAGGTGCCCCTCGTCGGCATCTGCCTCGGCCACCAGATCCTCGCCCAGGCCCTCGGCGCCCGGACCTTCAAGCTCAAATTCGGCCACCACGGCGCGAACCATCCCGTCCAGCACCGGATCACCCGCAAGGTCGCCATCACGAGCCAGAACCACTCCTACGCCGTCGATCCCAAGAGCTTCCAAAAGGGCACCATTACCACCCACCTCAACCTCAACGATCAGACCTGCGAGGGCCTCATGTGCGCCGAGCCCCCCGTCTTCTCGGTCCAGTACCACCCCGAGGCCTGCCCCGGGCCCCACGACGCGAGAGAGCTGTTCGATCGGTTTTATGCGTTTTGTCGAGGGGAGGAGTAGGGAGGTGGGCGCTAAGCCGAGAATGCCGAAGAGGCCACGACAACATCAATTGGAAGATGCCTCTCGAAATGCTTTGCGTGGTTTGCTTCCTTCTGCATGGGTTTTTCGTGACAATCCGCAGGATTATGGAATTGATGGAGAGGTAGAAATATTCGACGATAATGGAAATGCAACGGGGAATTTATTTCTAGTTCAGATTAAAGCTACTGACGCCTCTCTCCCAAAGAACGCTTTGTCGTTTCCTTTGAAAGTTGAAGCGTGTAGATATTATTTATCTCTTGATCTTCCGGTTTTGATTGTTCGATATCATGCGTCATCAAATGCATTTTATGCCAAATGGTTTGAGACCTTTGAGCTTCCTTCGTGGGAGAAAGCAAAGAGGCAGAAGACGATTACATTTAAAATGCCAGAAGAAGATAGGATAACTGCAAAGTATATGTCTGATTTGCCATCAAATCTTGAAGTACTTAAGCAAGTTAAATTCCCTAATATTCATCTGCCAATTCCCTTTGAATTGAGAATTTCCGAACCAAAAATGTTTGGACAGACTGCGGCCGAATTATCGTCAAAAATAAGAAAAGAGGCAGGCAAGGTTCCCGAAGTTTTACGTATTGGTTTAAGGAAATATGACCAAGTTAAGTTGCTAATTTCGGTGCATAAGAATCGAACTGTTGTTAGGTTGGCCGGAATTCCTATTTATATGTTGGAAATGAGTAAAAAATATAAGAAAAAAGAGGTGCATGAAAAGTTTCCGAGCGATGTATTGGTTTGTGTAGC
This genomic interval carries:
- the carA gene encoding glutamine-hydrolyzing carbamoyl-phosphate synthase small subunit, coding for MRELRPAILALEDGRVFRGRAFGAWADAEGELVFNTAMTGYQEILTDPSYRGQMVVMTYPHIGNYGVIPGDEESRRVWTEAFIVKEICRRPSHHRAVGDVDGYLKKFGVPGIEGIDTRALTRHIREAGALKAVLSSTTLDADILIERAKLSPGLEGRDLVQDVTCAKAYRMGESGKPLCVAYDLGAKREIFEQLAERFFLEIVPAGESAEDVLLREPDAVFLSNGPGDPAALGHIVENVKKLLGKVPLVGICLGHQILAQALGARTFKLKFGHHGANHPVQHRITRKVAITSQNHSYAVDPKSFQKGTITTHLNLNDQTCEGLMCAEPPVFSVQYHPEACPGPHDARELFDRFYAFCRGEE